A single region of the Thermococcus paralvinellae genome encodes:
- a CDS encoding DNA-methyltransferase → MIIDEIILGDCLEWIPKLKGVHLSFLDPPFNQGKEYRFFNDNLSEEEYWNWMKEVVREIYNVTEKGGAIYFMQREKNTEWVLRILRETGWTLQNLIIWKKMASAVPQRYRFNKAYQIIAFATKGKKPRVFNKLRVDYPLAPWHKYPRENGMYLTDVWDDIRELTSGYFAGDEPLRDESGKRIHLQQSPVALLLRIILSSTMPGDLVLDPFAGTGTTLVVAKQLKRHYVGIEIDPHYVEVIKKRLAKLRKADDVSRYREYYRFTENLDKIWPMPEKPLKIPKQKTLFDVELSQHSKNVLKDGRVTRIEENQLI, encoded by the coding sequence ATGATCATTGATGAGATAATTCTGGGAGATTGCTTGGAATGGATACCCAAACTTAAAGGAGTTCATTTAAGCTTTCTCGATCCCCCATTTAATCAGGGGAAAGAATACCGCTTCTTTAATGATAATTTAAGCGAAGAAGAATATTGGAACTGGATGAAGGAAGTTGTAAGAGAAATCTACAACGTCACTGAAAAAGGGGGAGCAATTTATTTCATGCAAAGAGAGAAAAACACGGAATGGGTCTTGAGAATTCTTAGAGAAACAGGTTGGACTCTTCAGAACTTGATAATATGGAAAAAAATGGCATCTGCGGTACCACAAAGATACCGGTTCAATAAAGCATATCAGATAATAGCATTTGCCACTAAAGGAAAAAAGCCGAGAGTATTCAACAAGCTGAGAGTTGACTATCCACTAGCCCCATGGCACAAATATCCAAGAGAAAATGGTATGTATCTTACAGACGTTTGGGATGACATAAGAGAACTCACATCTGGATATTTTGCTGGTGATGAACCTCTTAGAGATGAAAGTGGAAAGAGAATTCATTTACAACAGTCTCCAGTGGCGTTACTTTTAAGGATTATCTTATCTTCAACAATGCCTGGAGATTTAGTTCTGGATCCATTTGCAGGAACAGGAACAACGTTAGTTGTCGCAAAGCAACTTAAAAGACACTATGTTGGGATTGAAATCGATCCTCATTATGTAGAAGTCATTAAGAAGAGACTTGCAAAGCTTAGAAAAGCTGATGATGTAAGCAGATACAGAGAGTACTACAGATTTACGGAAAATTTAGACAAAATCTGGCCAATGCCTGAAAAACCTTTAAAAATCCCTAAACAAAAAACACTCTTTGATGTTGAGTTATCCCAACATAGTAAGAACGTTCTTAAAGATGGTAGAGTTACTAGAATCGAAGAAAATCAGCTTATATGA
- a CDS encoding Na+/H+ antiporter NhaC family protein, giving the protein MSDFGVLSLLPPLVAIILAIWTKRVLLALFAGVWIGGVMVSGWNPITGTTQTLDWIVGNAIDDWNAKILLFDFLIGAGVGLIYKSGGAIAIAKALTKTVRTSRAASLMGWLLGILVFFDDYTNTIIVGNTMRPITDKTRVSREMLAYIDDSTAAPVAGLALVSTWIGYEVGLIGDSFKDLGITLGPYAAWLSSVPYRFYSIFAIILVFLVAYTHRHYGAMLHAEYRARTTGKVLRDGAKPLMTTEIDLGAPKEGGNVHTFIWPILTLVFVTLYGMWVTGGGSETFASDGIMGVLSNSDPALALLWGSFAMVVVAFFLVVGMKIMTVEEAETAIIQGMKQMIIANTILLLAWSIKSATDAVGTADYVVGIASGVLSPGIVPLVIFLIAMFISFTTGTSWGTFSIMMPIAIPLAYHISGEAGPVLWASIGAVFAGGIFGDHCSPISDTTIMSSMFSGSDHIDHVTTQIPYAVTAASVGIILYILFAIGVRTWIVLLPIGLVLLVASHWFLSEWYGKKYGIPHGKVPIYVVEE; this is encoded by the coding sequence ATGTCGGACTTTGGAGTTTTATCCCTACTACCACCACTTGTGGCTATTATATTGGCTATTTGGACAAAAAGAGTATTGTTAGCTCTATTTGCAGGTGTCTGGATTGGTGGAGTGATGGTCTCAGGATGGAATCCGATAACAGGAACTACCCAGACATTGGATTGGATAGTCGGAAACGCCATTGACGACTGGAACGCAAAGATATTGCTCTTTGACTTTCTGATTGGTGCAGGTGTGGGATTAATTTACAAATCCGGTGGTGCCATAGCAATTGCAAAAGCCTTAACTAAAACAGTAAGAACAAGCAGGGCTGCATCACTTATGGGCTGGCTTTTAGGTATTCTAGTGTTCTTCGATGATTATACAAACACAATTATCGTTGGTAACACTATGAGACCAATAACTGACAAGACAAGGGTTTCAAGAGAAATGTTAGCCTATATCGATGATTCTACTGCTGCCCCGGTAGCAGGTTTAGCACTTGTTTCAACATGGATTGGTTATGAAGTTGGTCTAATTGGAGATTCATTCAAAGACCTTGGAATAACTTTAGGACCTTATGCTGCTTGGCTCTCAAGCGTTCCATACAGATTCTACTCAATATTTGCAATAATATTAGTGTTCCTCGTTGCCTATACCCACAGGCACTACGGAGCAATGCTTCACGCTGAATACAGAGCAAGAACAACTGGAAAAGTTCTCCGCGATGGTGCAAAACCATTGATGACTACTGAAATTGACTTAGGAGCGCCAAAAGAAGGTGGAAATGTTCACACATTCATATGGCCAATATTAACACTCGTCTTTGTCACACTCTACGGGATGTGGGTTACTGGCGGAGGTAGTGAAACTTTTGCTTCAGACGGGATAATGGGTGTACTTTCAAACTCTGACCCAGCTTTGGCCTTGCTTTGGGGTTCATTTGCAATGGTCGTTGTAGCGTTCTTCCTCGTCGTTGGAATGAAAATAATGACAGTAGAAGAAGCAGAAACAGCAATAATTCAAGGTATGAAGCAGATGATTATTGCGAACACCATATTGCTCTTAGCCTGGAGCATTAAGAGTGCAACTGATGCAGTAGGAACAGCGGATTACGTAGTTGGAATTGCCTCTGGAGTACTCTCACCAGGAATAGTGCCACTGGTTATATTCCTCATTGCAATGTTCATCTCATTTACAACTGGAACATCATGGGGAACCTTCTCAATTATGATGCCAATAGCTATCCCACTAGCTTATCACATAAGTGGAGAAGCGGGACCAGTGCTTTGGGCCTCAATTGGTGCAGTCTTCGCTGGAGGTATCTTCGGTGACCACTGTTCGCCAATTAGCGATACAACAATCATGAGTTCAATGTTCTCTGGAAGCGATCACATTGACCACGTTACAACCCAAATCCCATATGCAGTAACAGCAGCAAGCGTTGGAATTATACTGTACATTCTCTTCGCTATAGGAGTTAGGACTTGGATAGTCCTCCTCCCAATAGGTCTTGTGTTGCTCGTAGCATCACACTGGTTCCTCAGCGAATGGTACGGCAAGAAGTATGGTATCCCACATGGAAAAGTGCCAATATATGTAGTTGAAGAGTGA
- the udg gene encoding type-4 uracil-DNA glycosylase, which produces MAKEELMKKLEEKIKSCKKCPLGMLRTNAVPGNGSYDAKIMFVGEAPGYWEDQKGLPFVGRAGKVLDELLAEIGLKRENVYITNIVKCRPPNNRDPSEDEIKACSPYLDRQIDIIRPKIIVPLGRHSMSYILKKFGFEVEPISKIHGRTFEARTLFGKIIIMPMYHPAVALYKPQLKEELRKDFKKLREILDNV; this is translated from the coding sequence GTGGCAAAAGAGGAGCTAATGAAAAAGCTTGAAGAGAAAATAAAAAGCTGCAAAAAATGCCCACTAGGAATGTTGAGAACAAACGCTGTCCCTGGTAATGGGAGTTATGATGCAAAGATAATGTTTGTTGGCGAAGCTCCCGGATATTGGGAAGATCAAAAAGGACTACCATTCGTAGGGAGAGCTGGAAAAGTTTTGGATGAACTTTTAGCCGAAATTGGCCTAAAAAGAGAGAATGTGTACATAACAAATATAGTAAAATGCCGCCCCCCCAATAACAGAGACCCGAGTGAAGATGAGATTAAAGCGTGTTCGCCCTATTTAGATAGACAGATTGACATAATTAGACCCAAAATAATCGTTCCCTTAGGAAGACACTCCATGAGCTACATTCTCAAAAAATTTGGATTTGAGGTAGAACCGATAAGCAAAATTCACGGGAGAACATTTGAGGCAAGGACTCTTTTTGGAAAAATTATAATAATGCCAATGTATCATCCGGCAGTTGCTTTATATAAGCCCCAGCTCAAAGAGGAACTTAGGAAGGACTTCAAAAAGCTGAGGGAAATTCTGGATAATGTTTAG
- the tes gene encoding tetraether lipid synthase Tes → MAEVVDEIPSGEKEFSELTKKVRDLIEYPELSEEEFQELLTKASRGYGGSLPHKTYSLCPETRRIVPAVVWEKDGKVWITKKCPEGLITDVYYEDVEMYYRFKEWRFEEKKLASFNVENSGVNCPFDCGLCPRHRSHTNLLNIVLTNRCNLSCWYCFFYAKEGQPIYEPTLEQIRMMLRNAKKEIPIGATAVQFTGGEPTLREDLIEIIKIAKEEGYDHIQLNTDGIKLAFEPELVRKIREAGVNTLYLSYDGMTPQTNWKNHWEIPLIFENVRKAGGPGIVLVPTTIRNVNDHELGAIINFGLNHLDIVRGVNFQPISLVGRVPKKERQRFRITIPGAIKKIEEQTNGAIAKEDWYPIPIAGHIAKFFEAFTGSKYYMTSHFGCGAATYVFLDEDRVIPISRFLDVEGFVEFLEEKAEELEKWKRLGRLQKLKIGAEIFLKFKSFYDEKYAPKSFDVLDIIKNAFAHGTYEALGEFHYKTLFLGMMHFMDEYNYDVERVERCVIHYAMPDGRIVPFCTFNVIPELYRDKVQAQFSYSWEEWKAMHPDWEYKKDKYIRTKEFVEKMKNSELYRKTYIDIKQYF, encoded by the coding sequence ATGGCTGAAGTTGTAGATGAAATTCCAAGTGGTGAGAAGGAGTTCAGCGAGCTAACTAAGAAAGTTCGCGATCTTATTGAATATCCTGAATTGAGTGAGGAGGAATTTCAAGAACTTCTCACAAAGGCAAGCAGGGGTTATGGCGGTTCACTGCCACATAAGACTTATTCTCTTTGCCCAGAAACAAGGAGAATTGTGCCAGCAGTAGTTTGGGAAAAGGATGGAAAAGTATGGATAACAAAAAAGTGTCCGGAGGGTTTAATCACAGATGTGTATTATGAAGATGTCGAGATGTATTATCGCTTTAAGGAGTGGAGATTTGAAGAAAAGAAATTAGCGAGCTTTAATGTAGAAAACAGTGGTGTTAACTGTCCTTTTGACTGTGGTCTCTGTCCAAGACACCGTTCACACACTAATCTGCTCAATATAGTCTTAACTAACCGCTGTAATTTGAGCTGTTGGTACTGCTTCTTCTATGCCAAAGAAGGACAGCCAATTTACGAGCCTACGCTTGAACAGATTAGAATGATGCTCCGCAATGCTAAAAAAGAGATCCCTATTGGAGCAACTGCTGTTCAATTTACTGGTGGAGAGCCTACACTCAGAGAAGACTTAATTGAGATAATTAAGATTGCAAAGGAAGAAGGTTATGACCACATTCAGCTAAACACCGATGGAATTAAGTTAGCTTTTGAACCAGAGCTAGTTAGGAAGATTAGGGAGGCTGGAGTTAACACTCTCTATCTAAGCTATGACGGTATGACTCCACAGACAAACTGGAAGAACCACTGGGAAATTCCGCTCATCTTTGAGAATGTCAGAAAAGCTGGTGGACCAGGAATTGTTCTCGTGCCAACAACGATTAGGAATGTAAACGACCACGAGCTTGGAGCTATAATTAACTTTGGTCTTAACCATCTTGACATTGTTAGAGGAGTCAACTTCCAGCCTATCTCTCTCGTTGGTAGAGTCCCGAAAAAGGAGAGGCAGAGGTTTAGGATTACAATTCCCGGAGCAATAAAGAAAATTGAAGAGCAGACGAATGGTGCAATAGCAAAGGAGGACTGGTATCCAATTCCAATAGCTGGGCATATAGCAAAGTTCTTTGAGGCATTTACCGGAAGCAAATACTATATGACCTCTCACTTTGGCTGTGGTGCTGCAACTTACGTCTTCCTTGATGAAGACAGAGTAATTCCGATATCAAGATTCCTTGATGTTGAGGGCTTCGTAGAGTTCCTTGAAGAGAAAGCAGAGGAACTTGAAAAATGGAAGAGACTTGGAAGACTTCAGAAACTAAAGATTGGTGCTGAGATATTCCTCAAGTTCAAGAGCTTCTATGATGAAAAATACGCTCCAAAGAGCTTTGATGTTCTTGACATAATAAAGAATGCCTTCGCTCATGGAACATACGAAGCGTTGGGAGAGTTCCACTACAAAACATTATTCCTTGGAATGATGCACTTCATGGATGAATACAACTACGATGTTGAGAGAGTTGAGAGGTGTGTAATCCACTATGCAATGCCAGATGGAAGAATAGTACCCTTCTGTACTTTTAACGTAATCCCAGAGCTTTATAGAGATAAAGTACAGGCACAGTTCAGCTACAGCTGGGAAGAGTGGAAAGCCATGCATCCAGATTGGGAGTACAAGAAGGACAAGTATATCAGAACTAAAGAGTTTGTTGAAAAGATGAAAAACAGCGAACTTTACAGGAAGACATACATCGACATCAAACAATACTTCTGA
- a CDS encoding DUF3213 domain-containing protein: MPMERKLKFIKLKFSKIAPQDAMDLQYKLSVNSATYRVFINGYSKTGMIVFDEGKLPKEELLRMFSSHEPEITEEKEITIEELINSSMSWKNVMGEILSQ, translated from the coding sequence ATGCCAATGGAGAGAAAGCTTAAGTTTATTAAACTTAAATTTAGCAAAATTGCTCCTCAAGACGCTATGGATTTACAGTACAAGCTGAGCGTTAATTCAGCAACTTATAGGGTTTTCATTAATGGATATTCAAAAACAGGAATGATTGTGTTTGATGAGGGAAAGCTTCCAAAAGAAGAGCTCTTGAGAATGTTTAGCTCTCATGAGCCAGAGATTACAGAGGAAAAAGAAATAACAATAGAAGAGCTCATAAACTCGAGCATGAGCTGGAAGAATGTCATGGGAGAAATTTTATCCCAGTGA
- a CDS encoding ArsR/SmtB family transcription factor has protein sequence MMQDIEEVAKKLDALGHPIRLRIVMLLAKESRAMYLNEIAKRLDITRALAKVHLKKLEAAGIVKSKIILVEGEARALRYYELQDFEIHLSPKILRGEKGEV, from the coding sequence ATGATGCAGGATATTGAAGAAGTTGCCAAAAAGCTTGATGCACTAGGACATCCAATTAGGCTCAGGATAGTGATGCTTCTCGCAAAAGAGAGCAGAGCGATGTATCTAAATGAAATTGCAAAACGCCTAGATATAACGAGAGCCTTAGCAAAAGTTCATTTAAAAAAGCTTGAAGCAGCGGGGATAGTAAAGAGCAAGATCATTTTAGTTGAAGGAGAAGCAAGAGCATTGAGATATTATGAATTGCAAGATTTTGAGATTCATCTTTCCCCCAAAATTCTGAGGGGTGAGAAGGGTGAAGTCTAA
- a CDS encoding carbohydrate kinase family protein produces MIFAIGEVLIDFIAKEELPLKDVKTFEKHAGGAPANVVVGLSRLKTPSALISKVGVDSFGEFLVEQLKREGVNTEYIKFDREKHTGVVFVQLIGAKPEFILYDGVAYFNLKIDDIDFSFLERASLLHFGSVLFAREPSRSTVFKVLKKAKGKIPISYDVNIRLDLWKGREEEMLRDIQEGLGLADIIKIGDGELEFLKEYGIDIENFDFELLAITKGEKGSEIIHRDIKIEVPAHKVKPVDTTGAGDAFMAALLSALWHMDKLTNLEFTREELLKIGKFANLIAALSTLKRGAWSVPRIEELKKYEEAKSILS; encoded by the coding sequence ATGATATTCGCCATTGGAGAAGTCTTAATTGACTTTATAGCAAAAGAAGAACTGCCGTTAAAGGACGTTAAGACTTTTGAAAAACATGCTGGTGGGGCTCCAGCTAATGTAGTTGTTGGATTATCAAGATTAAAGACACCATCAGCACTGATAAGCAAAGTTGGAGTGGACTCTTTTGGTGAATTCTTAGTTGAACAGCTAAAGAGAGAAGGAGTAAACACAGAGTACATAAAATTTGATAGAGAAAAGCACACTGGGGTTGTTTTTGTTCAACTAATTGGAGCTAAGCCAGAATTCATCCTCTACGATGGAGTTGCGTATTTTAATCTAAAAATTGACGACATAGATTTTTCTTTCCTCGAAAGAGCCTCTTTGCTTCACTTTGGAAGTGTGTTATTTGCAAGAGAACCTTCGAGGAGCACAGTTTTTAAAGTCCTCAAAAAAGCGAAAGGAAAGATTCCAATAAGCTATGACGTGAACATCAGGCTTGACTTGTGGAAAGGAAGAGAAGAAGAAATGCTCAGGGATATACAAGAAGGACTTGGACTTGCTGACATAATAAAAATCGGCGATGGAGAACTTGAATTCTTAAAGGAGTATGGAATTGACATCGAGAACTTCGACTTCGAGCTTTTGGCTATAACCAAAGGAGAAAAAGGCAGCGAGATAATCCATAGAGATATAAAAATTGAAGTCCCAGCTCACAAAGTTAAACCCGTGGATACAACGGGAGCTGGAGACGCTTTTATGGCAGCACTTTTATCAGCACTATGGCATATGGACAAGCTTACTAATCTTGAATTCACCAGAGAAGAGCTCTTAAAAATTGGAAAATTTGCCAATTTAATCGCTGCTCTCTCAACACTTAAAAGGGGAGCATGGAGCGTTCCAAGGATTGAGGAATTAAAGAAGTATGAAGAGGCAAAATCAATACTCAGCTGA
- a CDS encoding DUF2139 domain-containing protein has protein sequence MNYRFPPRYGPEWGSGGIFGLRYHNDTLYFTVAFEGEAHFIRDRKEKIYEFELVGSRPTSGGDTYNAVEVVDEFIYFGGWVHAPAIYEGKNEKSTISFVNKYSHVHEYDTENDSIRLLWKESIHHPTEWTGEVSDIIYNPYSDELLLAREDGHANLGIYELDRRSRKIRQVNPEPSLKGTIVHDTAFFGIGKNFGEGIKEIHAYDLITKRWTKFSLSNVRSIDGGAFIRPVLGDMESAYNRFFAFVRGGLFVGNPLNGEDISFVRLFDFYNFYAPIRVNALPVGGGILVAYNAHHDAVYQPKTEEEKLNATFTNTISGPSVLVYIVPPMVKIVGTFGARITSIEKVDGKLLIAANTTPNTGALVATPFDTGQRDIIVLDEKILQENPPATSFSFSLEYPSVTKQPFGGVPLEGYKNPRLILHLSKDNRLEIFEYDIKLPIDEAYSESFDVKKGRNVIDLSSFTGIVSFKIEEQDLKGKARIELR, from the coding sequence ATGAACTATAGGTTTCCCCCCAGATATGGTCCAGAATGGGGAAGTGGAGGAATATTTGGTCTCAGATACCACAATGACACCCTTTATTTTACAGTTGCATTTGAAGGAGAAGCCCATTTTATCAGAGACCGCAAAGAAAAGATTTATGAATTTGAGCTGGTTGGGTCCAGACCAACATCTGGTGGAGACACCTATAACGCCGTTGAAGTTGTCGATGAATTCATTTACTTTGGTGGCTGGGTTCATGCACCAGCTATATATGAGGGGAAAAATGAAAAATCAACAATAAGCTTCGTCAATAAATATTCCCATGTTCATGAATATGACACAGAAAATGACTCAATAAGACTACTTTGGAAAGAATCAATCCATCATCCAACGGAGTGGACTGGGGAGGTTAGCGACATTATATACAACCCTTATTCTGACGAACTTCTCCTAGCAAGGGAAGACGGTCATGCAAACTTGGGGATTTATGAGCTTGACAGGAGGAGTAGAAAAATAAGACAAGTAAATCCGGAACCAAGCTTAAAAGGAACCATAGTTCATGATACGGCATTTTTTGGAATTGGCAAGAACTTTGGAGAGGGAATAAAGGAGATACATGCATATGACTTGATAACAAAGAGGTGGACAAAGTTCAGCTTAAGTAATGTTAGGAGTATTGATGGAGGGGCTTTTATAAGACCTGTGTTGGGAGACATGGAGTCAGCATACAACCGTTTTTTTGCTTTTGTTAGAGGAGGACTCTTTGTTGGAAATCCTCTCAATGGAGAAGATATTTCATTCGTTAGGCTCTTTGACTTCTACAATTTCTATGCTCCAATTAGGGTCAATGCACTTCCTGTTGGAGGCGGAATTTTAGTCGCATACAATGCCCATCATGATGCAGTGTATCAGCCAAAAACCGAGGAGGAAAAGCTGAACGCAACATTTACAAACACGATAAGCGGGCCAAGTGTTCTCGTTTACATAGTTCCACCCATGGTAAAGATAGTTGGAACCTTCGGTGCAAGAATAACAAGCATCGAAAAAGTTGATGGAAAGCTGTTAATTGCCGCAAACACAACTCCAAACACAGGTGCATTAGTTGCAACGCCCTTTGATACTGGACAAAGGGACATAATTGTACTTGATGAGAAAATCCTACAAGAAAATCCTCCAGCGACTAGCTTTTCCTTCTCACTTGAATACCCCTCAGTGACCAAACAACCTTTTGGTGGAGTACCCCTTGAAGGCTACAAGAACCCAAGACTTATCTTGCATCTAAGCAAAGACAATAGACTTGAGATTTTCGAGTATGACATCAAGCTACCCATCGATGAAGCATATTCAGAAAGCTTTGATGTAAAAAAGGGCAGGAATGTAATTGATCTAAGCTCTTTTACCGGTATAGTATCTTTCAAGATTGAGGAACAGGATCTAAAAGGCAAAGCGAGGATTGAGCTTAGATGA
- a CDS encoding glycoside hydrolase 5 family protein gives MNFVLGVNYWPRKKAMFWWKEFEEKEVKEEFSIIKDLNLDVVRIFLLWEDFQPKIDKVNEKSLKNLGKVLDIANDLELKVIPTFFVGHMSGINWLPEWLLEDKPHERFLTYSNGKVVDRRARDIYEDKEILKAEELLLDTITSEFSDSPQIYGWDISNEIDNVRIPRTPEVAKRWLKFVYETIKSNDSRPVTFGIHQEDIDRNKNFRVQDVALYNDFLCMHAYSVYTDFTDPLDPYFVSFACVLTKALGKKNVLMEEFGMPTTQGETKKIKSATGKDILEHYLINEEEAAKWLEKTLKHLYEFGTIGALYWNFADYHESLWDKPPFDKAIHERFFGLLRSDGSLKPTAFVLKDFKNKIKELKRREVYINVPPDYYEKPKENLIKLYSEFLNKVCGEHNEL, from the coding sequence ATGAATTTTGTTTTAGGAGTCAACTACTGGCCCAGAAAAAAGGCTATGTTCTGGTGGAAAGAGTTTGAGGAGAAAGAAGTCAAAGAAGAATTTTCAATCATTAAAGACCTAAATCTCGATGTTGTTAGGATTTTCCTGCTTTGGGAGGATTTCCAACCAAAAATTGACAAGGTTAATGAGAAAAGCCTGAAGAATCTCGGAAAAGTTCTTGACATTGCTAATGACCTAGAGCTCAAGGTAATCCCAACTTTCTTTGTAGGACATATGAGTGGAATAAACTGGCTTCCGGAATGGTTGCTGGAAGATAAACCACACGAGAGATTTCTCACATATTCAAATGGAAAAGTTGTTGATAGGAGAGCAAGGGACATCTATGAAGACAAAGAGATTCTGAAAGCTGAGGAATTGTTATTGGACACAATCACATCAGAATTCAGTGACTCCCCTCAAATCTATGGCTGGGATATCTCAAATGAAATAGACAACGTTAGGATACCAAGAACACCGGAAGTTGCAAAAAGGTGGCTGAAATTTGTTTATGAAACGATAAAATCTAATGATAGTAGACCAGTGACTTTTGGCATTCATCAGGAGGACATAGACAGAAACAAAAACTTTAGAGTTCAAGATGTTGCTCTTTACAATGATTTCCTTTGTATGCATGCTTATTCTGTTTATACGGATTTCACAGATCCCCTTGATCCCTATTTTGTGTCTTTTGCTTGTGTTTTAACAAAAGCTCTTGGTAAAAAGAACGTTTTAATGGAAGAGTTTGGAATGCCAACTACTCAAGGAGAAACCAAGAAAATAAAATCTGCTACTGGAAAAGATATCCTAGAACACTATCTCATAAATGAAGAAGAGGCAGCAAAATGGCTTGAAAAGACATTAAAGCACCTTTATGAATTTGGAACAATTGGCGCCCTATACTGGAACTTTGCAGATTACCACGAGAGCCTCTGGGACAAGCCTCCCTTTGATAAGGCAATACATGAAAGGTTCTTTGGACTTCTCAGAAGTGACGGAAGTCTAAAACCAACGGCATTTGTGCTTAAGGACTTTAAAAACAAAATAAAAGAGCTAAAAAGAAGAGAAGTCTACATTAATGTTCCCCCAGACTATTACGAAAAACCTAAAGAGAACTTGATCAAATTATATAGTGAATTCCTCAACAAAGTGTGTGGTGAGCATAATGAACTATAG
- a CDS encoding carbohydrate ABC transporter permease, which yields MVKVSMKYKVTINIVAWMIGIMLLIPLFGLIMASIRPFSEVVSGWWILKNAHFTLENYIDVLNRGFARNILNSIIIAGFATILPLLVSGMAAYGFTSFSFPVKTMLFLTLVAIQVVPQQAVIIPLLKLFRDLGLYNHMYGIILVHSAFALPWTIFFLRNFFMSIPKDYEEAAKIDGLSSVGIYFRIILPIALPAIISVAVVQFIFAWQDLFFAITLLRPENWPASAGITKFVSRYNPNWGQLTAAGVLTILVPLLVYIALQKYYMKGVSGGIKG from the coding sequence ATGGTCAAGGTCAGTATGAAATACAAGGTAACTATAAACATAGTCGCTTGGATGATTGGCATAATGCTTCTAATTCCACTCTTTGGTTTGATAATGGCCTCTATCAGACCATTTAGCGAAGTTGTCTCTGGATGGTGGATTTTAAAGAATGCCCACTTTACCTTAGAAAACTACATTGATGTCCTCAATAGAGGTTTTGCGAGAAACATTTTAAATTCAATAATAATCGCAGGCTTTGCAACAATCTTGCCTCTACTAGTGTCAGGAATGGCCGCATATGGATTCACATCATTTAGCTTTCCAGTCAAGACGATGCTCTTTTTAACTTTAGTTGCTATTCAGGTAGTTCCTCAGCAGGCGGTTATAATTCCCCTCCTAAAGCTCTTCAGGGATTTGGGGTTATATAACCACATGTATGGCATAATCCTCGTGCACTCAGCCTTTGCTTTGCCCTGGACTATATTTTTCCTTAGGAACTTCTTCATGAGTATCCCAAAAGATTATGAGGAAGCTGCAAAAATTGACGGACTCAGTAGTGTTGGAATATATTTCAGAATAATCCTCCCAATAGCTTTGCCAGCAATAATAAGCGTTGCTGTCGTCCAGTTCATCTTTGCATGGCAAGATTTATTCTTTGCAATCACTCTGCTGAGACCAGAGAACTGGCCAGCTTCAGCAGGAATAACAAAATTCGTCAGCAGATACAACCCAAATTGGGGTCAACTGACAGCTGCAGGTGTTCTAACAATCTTAGTACCGTTACTCGTTTACATTGCACTGCAGAAGTACTATATGAAAGGCGTTTCAGGAGGTATAAAGGGCTAA